The proteins below come from a single Lineus longissimus chromosome 5, tnLinLong1.2, whole genome shotgun sequence genomic window:
- the LOC135488733 gene encoding transmembrane protein 242-like, producing MARKENFDFQISDPSKALQTEINIEAQRQERLSKLKRAMFLASITGMSALVGFGFTVALAKRKDPTTFTKSLIGSRDLPESGTSLALRALAWGTFYSVSGVSLLCFGVYKLSGAESMKDFTRKIQSIMPKVPKKPQEQQGKSDFKTVRELVNYLIDEDEKNKKEGKKT from the exons ATGGCCAGAAAAGAAAATTTTGATTTCCAAATTTCTGATCCCTCAAAGGCATTACAAACCGAAATAAATATCGAAGCACAACGACAGGAACGCTTGTCTAAACTGAAAA GGGCAATGTTCCTGGCAAGCATTACTGGCATGTCTGCACTGGTGGGATTTGGCTTCACAGTTGCCTTGGCAAAAAGGAAGGATCCAACCACATTTACCAAG AGTTTGATTGGAAGTCGTGATTTGCCAGAAAGTGGGACTTCATTGGCTCTGCGAGCTCTTGCCTGGGGGACATTCTATTCGGTTTCCGGTGTCTCCTTGCTCTGTTTTGGTGTATACAAGTTGTCAGGAGCTGAAAGT ATGAAAGATTTTACTCGCAAGATTCAGTCAATTATGCCAAAAGTTCCCAAAAAACCTCAAGAGCAGCAGGGAAAGAGTGATTTCAAGACTGTACGTGAACTGGTCAATTATCTCATCGATGAAGATGAGAAGAACAAGAAGGAGGGAAAGAAAACTTGA
- the LOC135487540 gene encoding T-complex protein 1 subunit beta-like → MYSLQPIQVLNAGAEEERSEIARLSSFVGAIAIGDLIKSTLGPKGMDKVLQSGDPKDPVHVTNDGATILKAIGVDNPAAKVLCDISKVQDDEVGDGTTSVTVLACELLREAEQLVSQKMHPQTVISGWRKATDEARRALAEAAQDHGTDPVQFREDLMNIARTTLSSKILTNHKDHFAKLAVDAILRLKSSGNLDAIQVIKKLGSSLLDSYLDEGFLLDKKIGVNQPRKVENCKILIANTPMDTDKIKVFGSRVRVDAVSKVAELELAEKEKMKEKVQKICKHGCNVFINRQLIYNYPEQLFADNGVMAIEHADFEGVERLALVTGGEITSTFDSPETVKLGTCDAIEEVMIGEDKLLRFSGVALGEACTIILRGATKQILDEAERSLHDALCVLQQTVKETRTVFGGGCSEMLMANAVSALAAKTAGKEAVAMEAFARALRTLPTIIADNAGYDSADLVAQLRAVHTAGEKTMGLNMNDGTVDDMEKMGIRESFQVKRQVLLSAAEAAEMILRVDDIIKAAPRQRAPDRCM, encoded by the exons ATG TATTCCCTACAACCCATTCAAGTCCTCAATGCAGGCGCTGAGGAGGAGAGGTCAGAGATTGCGCGTTTG TCATCCTTTGTAGGAGCTATTGCTATTGGTGATTTGATCAAAAGTACTTTGGGACCCAAGGGAATG GACAAAGTGCTGCAGTCTGGTGATCCAAAAGATCCAGTCCATGTGACCAATGACGGAGCAACTATCTTGAAAGCCATTGGAGTGGATAATCCAGCTGCTAAAGTATTATGTG ACATTTCTAAAGTCCAGGATGATGAAGTAGGCGACGGAACTACATCTGTGACAGTCTTAGCTTGTGAACTACTTAGG GAAGCCGAACAGTTGGTCTCGCAGAAGATGCATCCACAGACTGTCATATCTGGCTGGAGGAAGGCTACGGATGAAGCCAGAAGAGCTCTCGCTGAAGCTGCGCAGGATCATGG CACTGACCCAGTTCAGTTCCGTGAAGATCTCATGAACATCGCCAGAACCACATTAAGTTCTAAAATCCTGACCAACCACAAAGACCATTTTGCTAAATTGGCTGTTGATGCCATTCTCAGGCTCAAGAGTAGCGGAAATTTAGATGCCATTCAAGTTATCAAGAAACTAGGGTCATCTCTTCTTGACTCGTACTTGGATGAAG GTTTCCTTTTAGATAAAAAGATAGGTGTTAACCAACCCCGAAAAGTTGAAAACTGCAAGATTCTTATTGCCAATACTCCAATGGACACGGATAAGATAAAGGTGTTCGGGTCCCGAGTCCGAGTAGATGCAGTTTCCAAGGTAGCAGAATTGGAATTGGCAGAGAAGGAAAAAATGAAGGAAAAGGTGCAAAAGATTTGTAAACATGGATGCAATGTCTTCATCAACAG ACAACTGATCTATAACTACCCTGAACAATTATTTGCCGATAACGGTGTGATGGCCATAGAACATGCAGACTTTGAAGGTGTGGAACGCTTAGCCCTTGTCACTGGTGGTGAAATCACATCAACATTCGACAGTCCTGAAACAGTCAAGCTTGGCACGTGTGACGCGATTGAAGAGGTCATGATTGGAGAGGATAAACTTCTCAGATTTTCTG GTGTGGCACTAGGAGAAGCCTGTACCATTATCCTTCGTGGAGCAACCAAACAGATTCTGGATGAGGCTGAGAGATCTCTGCATGATGCCCTCTGTGTGCTCCAGCAGACCGTGAAAGAAACGAGGACGGTTTTCGGTGGAG GATGCTCTGAGATGTTGATGGCCAATGCTGTCAGTGCCCTTGCTGCCAAGACTGCTGGGAAAGAAGCTGTTGCAATGGAGGCATTCGCCAGGGCACTAAGAACG TTGCCTACGATAATTGCGGATAATGCTGGATATGACAGTGCCGACTTGGTGGCTCAACTCCGAGCTGTTCACACTGCTGGAGAAAAGACAATGGGACTTA ACATGAATGATGGGACAGTTGATGACATGGAGAAGATGGGAATTCGTGAATCGTTCCAAGTCAAGCGCCAAGTCCTACTTAGTGCCGCCGAAGCAGCTGAAATGATCCTTCGcgttgatgacatcatcaaggcTGCACCGCGACAACGCGCACCAGACCGTTGCATGTAA
- the LOC135488004 gene encoding 26S proteasome non-ATPase regulatory subunit 13-like, translating into MATQRDVSGFLAEQQTKNTGEIAAEWSTMEQLYNKKLWHQLTLKLGEFVKRPCFQKGEELIELYNNFLSDFEHRINPLALLEILIYVVKQMKDPQTALEFMEKAKERVKSSEEATILCMTVIANVKLLQNDLPGTKKLVEEAQAVLDNIDGVGPVHGRFYELSSNYYKTIGNHAAYYRDALRYLGCTDLEDIPESEQVERAFNLSLAALLGKGVYNFGELLAHKVLESLKSTDRQWLVDLLYAFNSGNLEKFESLRKSWQGQADLVASEKFLRQKICLLCLMEMTFKRPANNRQLSFEAIAKEAKVPNDEVELLVMRALSLGLVKGHIDQVDKKVHMTWVQPRVLDLTQIGTMQQQLKHWCVDVNSMGLLVEDNAHDILYT; encoded by the exons ATGGCGACCCAAAGAGACGTAAGCGGCTTTTTGGCCGAACAACAAACCAAAAATACCGGTGAAATAGCTGCAGAATGGAGTACTATGGAGCAGTTATACAACAAGAA ATTATGGCATCAGCTGACTCTCAAGTTGGGGGAGTTTGTCAAGAGGCCATGCTTTCAAAAAGGCGAAGAACTTATTGAG CTATACAACAACTTCTTGTCAGACTTTGAACACAGGATCAACCCATTGGCCTTGTTGGAAATCCTCATTTATGTGGTCAAACAGATGAAAG ACCCTCAAACTGCCCTTGAGTTCATGGAAAAGGCCAAGGAAAGGGTCAAGTCCAGTGAAGAAGCCACAATATTATGTATGACTGTCATAGCTAATGtgaaacttcttcaaaatgatctcCCTGGCACAAAG AAACTTGTTGAGGAAGCTCAGGCGGTGTTAGATAATATCGATGGAGTGGGACCAGTCCATGGACGATTTTATGAATTATCGAGTAACTACTACAAAACCATTGGCAACCATGCTGCTTACTACAGAGATGCTCTCCGctatctaggatgtacagacctTGAAGATATTCCAG AATCTGAACAAGTGGAGCGAGCCTTCAACCTCTCATTAGCTGCTTTATTAGGAAAGGGTGTTTATAACTTTGGAGAGTTG CTTGCTCACAAGGTCCTTGAATCACTGAAGAGCACAGACAGGCAGTGGTTGGTGGATCTTTTGTATGCATTTAACAGTGGCAACTTGGAGAAGTTTGAAAGTCTTCGTAAAAGTTGGCAGGGACAG GCCGATTTGGTTGCCTCAGAAAAGTTCCTTCGTCAGAAGATCTGCCTTCTCTGTTTAATGGAAATGACCTTCAAACGACCAGCTAACAACAGACAACTGTCATTTGAAGCCATTGCTAAAGAAGCAAAAGTTCCTAATGATGAG GTTGAATTACTGGTAATGCGAGCACTCTCACTTGGCCTTGTAAAGGGACACATTGACCAGGTTGACAAGAAAGTCCACATGACTTGGGTACAGCCAAGAGTACTTGATCTAACACAG ATCGGTACTATGCAGCAACAGTTGAAACACTGGTGTGTAGATGTGAACTCAATGGGCTTGCTGGTCGAGGATAATGCACATGATATCCTCTACACTTAG